GAGAAGATTAAGTTAAAGAATGGTTAGACGAGAACATAATCTACCAAATGATTTAATTTGTATCGATTTAGGTTGTGGCATCCGAAAACAGAAGGGATATATAGGAGTTGATGGTATAAAATTAGAAGGAGTTGATGTTGTTTGTGATATTGAAAAAAGCCTACCCTTTAAAGATAGTACAATTGATAGAATATATGCCAACTTCTTGTTTGAACATATAACCAATTTTATTCCTTTTATGCAAGAGCTTTATCGTATCTGTAAAAATGGAGCAACAATCTTAGCTAGTTTTCCTTATTGGTCATCAGTTACACAATGGAAAGACCCTACACATAAGCAAGTTATTACTGTTGAAACTTTCAAGTATTTTTCTACGGATAAGTGGTATGGTTCAGATTATAGAATTAACACAAATTTTAAAGTTAATAGCGTTAAATATAATTATCTTCCACCTTTTAATAATTGGCGTTGTTTCTTCTTATTTCCTTTCAGAAAATTTTTAAGTAGGCATCTTATTAACATAGTCCATTCGGTATGGATAGAATTGGATGTGATTAAATAGATAATCGTAAGGAGAATGAGCAAGAATGATAAACATTGAGAAAGAAAAAGAAGGGTAAGAACTTGGTATAATTTGATAAGCGATAGTTTTGATAAGCGATATGTATGTATAGAAGGATTTTATTGGGAGAATTTTGAAAGCAAAATAGTAGATGAATTGATAGAGGTTAAAAATAAGGTTGTTTTAGACCTTGGTTGTGGGGGAGGAAGATACGCATTGTCGGTGTATCAAAGAGCTAAAAAAGTGATAGGTATTGACATTTCCGAAAAAATGATTAAGATTGCTAAAAGAAACTTACTTCAGATATGTCTATAGAATTTCTTGTAGGAGATGCTACAAATGTTCCTTTTAAGAACGAATATTTTGATACAATTGTATCGTTAGGGATGTTTGAATATTTGAAAGGGCCAACTCCATTTTTGTCTGAGATAAATAGAATATTAAAACCGAGTGGAACACTTTTATTCAGCTGCCATAATAGGAATCTCATTGGAAATTCGAAAAAGTTTCAATTTGTAT
This DNA window, taken from bacterium, encodes the following:
- a CDS encoding methyltransferase domain-containing protein encodes the protein MVRREHNLPNDLICIDLGCGIRKQKGYIGVDGIKLEGVDVVCDIEKSLPFKDSTIDRIYANFLFEHITNFIPFMQELYRICKNGATILASFPYWSSVTQWKDPTHKQVITVETFKYFSTDKWYGSDYRINTNFKVNSVKYNYLPPFNNWRCFFLFPFRKFLSRHLINIVHSVWIELDVIK